In Schizosaccharomyces osmophilus chromosome 2, complete sequence, the following proteins share a genomic window:
- the mug51 gene encoding variant protein kinase 19 family protein, with the protein MPAASLLTRLRRKSGNQVKIDTLFSKRKGPSGSVSKKNEPPAVPSRQAPLKVFSFQIPPILLISDSSVCNCIAELVQRMFEDASLTRESQLMISNCPRVIVETQLTGLYHSDFTSVSRELEAEIRIGNVRRLYLHRSDSFSGESCLVLRSELNEIYQLYLNKYEDNKELQSLIKKLQEFLQTHGSTSYSTEELSFSLQERRILTTAGFLTLDGTNSYGISLPNLGVFTHILHSSRKDLIQFFKKKPFYECIEASLLQRNLSVTAKKKHETFFGWKFRLCDAIGAGLIDAFMTSCGRAYRLTRRGLEYK; encoded by the coding sequence ATGCCAGCGGCTTCCTTATTGACGCGTCTACGAAGAAAATCTGGAAATCAGGTAAAAATAGATACtctcttttccaaaagaaaaggtcCCTCTGGTTCCGTTagcaaaaagaacgaaCCTCCTGCGGTCCCAAGTCGGCAAGCCCCATTGAAGgttttttcgtttcagATTCCTCCTATTCTTTTAATAAGTGATTCATCAGTATGTAATTGTATTGCCGAATTGGTTCAACGCATGTTCGAAGACGCTAGTCTCACTCGAGAAAGCCAATTGATGATTTCAAACTGTCCAAGGGTGATTGTAGAAACACAACTTACTGGATTATACCATTCTGATTTTACTAGCGTATCAAGAGAACTGGAAGCGGAAATCCGAATTGGTAATGTGCGTCGTTTATACCTACATCGTTCCGATAGTTTCTCAGGCGAATCTTGCTTGGTATTACGATCTGAATTAAACGAAATTTACCAGCTCTACTTGAATAAATATGAAgataataaagaattacagtctttaattaaaaaattgcaaGAATTTCTACAAACGCATGGATCTACCTCATACTCAACCGAGGAAttaagtttttctttgcaggAGAGACGGATCTTGACGACTGCTGGATTTCTGACTTTGGATGGCACCAATTCATATGGTATATCCCTGCCGAATTTAGGTGTATTTACCCATATTTTGCATAGTAGTCGCAAAGATCTCATTCAgttctttaaaaagaagCCGTTTTATGAATGCATTGAAGCTTCTTTGTTACAAAGAAACCTCTCTGTGACcgcaaagaaaaagcatgaaactttttttggttgGAAATTTCGACTTTGCGATGCCATTGGTGCTGGGTTGATTGATGCTTTTATGACTTCGTGTGGTAGAGCATATCGTCTTACCAGGAGAGGTTTGGAATACAAATAG